One stretch of Macrobrachium nipponense isolate FS-2020 chromosome 16, ASM1510439v2, whole genome shotgun sequence DNA includes these proteins:
- the LOC135195386 gene encoding uncharacterized protein LOC135195386 translates to MSSVLEVKRLELQYAEREKEKDRKERLEHEERDRKERSEREERDRKERLEREEREYKLKLEQLKIKRKTGGVAPLEDSNTNRYLFEKEVTTLQRATVLAENFRLLRPRKPGNQSRKTPSKSPQNSPPTSPYKLSVKSLGSGASSSVTCYSCGEVGHVKARCPKHSRKNERKSKGEESNFSCCYINAESAGGVDGFKPFCFDGVLVAGDEHNKGVVVKLMRDTGSSQSLVVRGAVPGLEDCLTNDKVIVRSIGGLTSLPRARVHLDCGIFKGDIIVGIVESLPIPCVDVLVGNDAAGNRVVPDPVVCDTSLKVSPVQQLEDVERDLFPSCVVERSRGLRGIVLTESVPSIDDQFNSVECGARSAVEDDKPLFKNALTEKESIAESTCYYLKAGVLMRKYRASTAVATASWEVKHQLVVPASLKNDVMRVAHEVSTTHLGIKKTAYSILQYFYWPSLLRDVKVFCNCCITCQKVGKPNQAPKPVPLVPQVVCNVPFEKIIIDCVGPLPKTKRQHQYMLTIMCSSIRYPDAIPLRNITTKNLIPHLVKFFTQYGIPKVVQIDRGTNFTSKLFQDVMLAMRVHHSISTAYHPQSQGALERFHRTLKEALTKYSHEHQKEWDEGLPFVLFAIRNTLQESLGYSPSELLYGRSVRGPLKVLYDVWLENQESGKDLHQYAVTLEKQLDEARVFAHQNLLKAQKSMKKRFDVKTVTKEFKPGDQILMLNPTKKSLECRFEGPYTVVERRCNNVYEIETTGKRKDRHLVHVNRPKPFVSKSSKVNPTVLAAVNVKNDSVIVPENDFKIGNDSHLSNSEVLMNISAKLTHLGSHQAQDVESLLKSFRDLCGDVPTQTNLLEYAIILKDGTTPCKQAPYRVSPYKRAILRKETWFLLDNDLAERCDSPWSSPCLLVGKPDGSFRLCTDYRQVNKLTVTNAYPLPRGDDSIDQVSSSKVCYTLLDLLKRRLPNFLLSPSSKQNPLLHLLHPRIVPV, encoded by the exons ATGAGTTCGGTGTTAGAAGTAAAGAGGTTAGAGTTGCAGTATgccgagagagaaaaagagaaagataggaAAGAAAGGTTAGAGCATGAGGAACGAGACCGAAAAGAGAGGTCAGAACGTGAAGAACGAGACCGAAAAGAGCGGTTAGAACGGGAAGAGCGTGAATATAAGTTAAAGTTAGAACAACTTAAAATTAAACGTAAAACTGGAGGTGTTGCTCCGTTAGAAGATAGTAATACTAAT AggtatttatttgagaaagaagTAACTACTCTTCAAAGAGCAACTGTACTTGCTGAAAATTTTAGGTTATTAAGACCTCGCAAACCAGGTAACCAATCCAGGAAGACACCAAGTAAGTCACCTCAAAACTCACCACCAACAAGTCCTTATAAATTATCTGTTAAATCTCTTGGCTCTGGTGCTAGTTCAAGTGTAACTTGTTATTCATGTGGTGAGGTCGGTCATGTGAAAGCTAGATGTCCCAAACATTctaggaagaatgaaagaaagagtaaAGGAGAGGAATCTAATTTCTCTTGTTGTTATATAAATGCTGAGTCAGCTGGTGGCGTTGATGGTTTCAAACCATTCTGCTTTGATGGCGTTTTGGTTGCTGGTGATGAACATAATAAGGGTGTTGTTGTAAAGTTAATGCGGGACACCGGTTCATCGCAGAGTTTAGTTGTTAGAGGGGCAGTACCTGGGTTAGAAGACTGTCTTACCAATGATAAAGTAATAGTTAGGAGCATAGGTGGTTTGACTTCTTTGCCTCGGGCTAGAGTGCATTTGGATTGTGGCATATTCAAGGGTGATATCATTGTGGGTATTGTCGAGTCTCTTCCGATTCCTTGCGTAGATGTTCTTGTTGGAAATGATGCTGCAGGTAATCGTGTGGTACCGGACCCAGTGGTATGTGATACTTCGTTGAAAGTCAGCCCTGTTCAGCAGTTGGAGGATGTGGAACGTGATTTGTTTCCATCTTGTGTAGTTGAACGTAGCAGAGGCCTGCGTGGTATTGTTTTGACTGAATCTGTTCCTAGTATTGATGACCAGTTCAATTCTGTTGAATGTGGTGCTAGGTCTGCAGTTGAGGATGACAAG CCTTTGTTTAAGAATGCATTGACAGAGAAGGAGAGTATAGCAGAATCTACATGTTACTACTTAAAAGCTGGAGTGCTAATGAGGAAATATAGAGCAAGTACTGCAGTGGCAACTGCCTCTTGGGAAGTTAAACATCAGTTGGTGGTTCCAGCATCTCTGAAAAATGATGTGATGAGGGTGGCCCATGAAGTCTCTACTACTCATCTTGGGATTAAGAAGACAGcatacagtatattgcaatatttttattggccTAGCCTTTTGCGTGATGTGAAGGTATTCTGCAATTGTTGCATAacctgtcaaaaagtaggtaagccAAACCAAGCACCTAAACCAGTGCCTTTGGTCCCTCAAGTAGTCTGTAATGTtccttttgaaaaaattattattgactGCGTTGGACCTCtaccaaaaacaaaaagacagcatCAATACATGTTGACTataatgtgttctagtattagatATCCAGATGCTATTCCTTTACGGAATATAACAACTAAGAATCTTATTCCACACCTTGTCAAGTTTTTTACACAATATGGCATACCTAAAGTGGTTCAAATCGACCGTGGTACCAATTTTACATCTAAGCTTTTTCAGGATGTTATGTTGGCTATGAGGGTTCACCATTCTATATCTACAGCTTATCATCCGCAAAGCCAGGGGGCGCTCGAGCGATTTCACCGGACACTTAAGGAGGCTCTGACAAAGTACAGCCATGAACATCAGAAGGAGTGGGATGAGGGACTACCATTTGTGTTGTTCGCCATAAGAAATACTCTGCAAGAAAGTTTGGGATATTCACCTTCTGAACTACTTTATGGTAGGAGTGTTAGAGGACCCTTAAAGGTTTTATATGACGTCTGGCTTGAAAACCAAGAATCAGGTAAAGACTTGCACCAATATGCTGTTACTCTTGAAAAGCAATTAGATGAGGCTCGAGTATTTGCACATCAGAATCTTTTAAAAGCACAAAAAAGTATGAAGAAAAGGTTTGATGTTAAAACTGTAACAAAAGAATTTAAACCAGGGGATCAAATTTTAATGCTTAATCCCACTAAGAAGTCTTTGGAATGTCGTTTTGAAGGACCTTATACTGTAGTAGAGAGACGCtgcaataatgtatatgaaattGAAACTACTGGTAAAAGGAAAGACCGACATCTTGTTCATGTGAATAGACCAAAGCCTTTTGTGTCAAAGAGCTCTAAAGTAAACCCAACCGTGCTTGCAGCTGTAAACGTTAAAAATGATTCAGTTATTGTTCCagagaatgattttaaaattggTAATGATTCTCACCTCTCCAATTCTGAAGTTTTAATGAATATCTCTGCAAAGCTAACGCATTTAGGTTCTCATCAGGCTCAGGATGTGGAAAGTTTGCTGAAGTCTTTCAGAGATCTGTGTGGAGATGTACCAACCCAAACAAATCTTTTGGAATATGCGATCATTTTGAAAGACGGAACAACACCATGCAAGCAAGCACCCTATAGAGTATCCCCATACAAGAGGGCCATATTGAGAAAAGAAACTTGGTTTCTACTGGATAACGACTTGGCCGAACGCTGTGACAGTCCTTGGTCTTCGCCGTGCTTATTAGTAGGAAAACCCGATGGATCATTTCGACTCTGCACCGATTATAGACAGGTTAATAAACTGACAGTCACAAATGCATACCCACTGCCTAGAGGGGATGATTCGATTGATCAAGTAAGTTCTTCTAAAGTTTGTTACACGTTATTAGACCTTCTCAAAAGGAGACTACCAAACTTCCTTTTATCACCATCTTCAAAACAAAACCCAttactgcatttgttacacccgaGGATTGTTCCAGTATAA